In Ruminiclostridium josui JCM 17888, the genomic window TATTATTTTACCAACGTTTTTGATTATGATTGATATAGAGCCGTCAGGGTTGTTTGCAAATTCTATCATATCCCTGTTGTCATAATAACTCAACGGGAAATTTATCTCAATGCCTGTATCTGTCTTGATTTTATGGGTTTTAAATTTTTTCTCTGCCAATTTATCTGGTACTGTAATGGCTTCATCAGTAAGACCGGCTTTTTGAATTTCCTGTATATACTCTTCCCTGACTGCAAGATTCGTTTCGAAGACCTCCTGAGCTATTTCATCCACCCGTATTTCATTCTTTTCTTCCAACCCTTCGGATACAACCTTCTTAAGCTTTGCTACCTTGTCAAAGTCCTCGTCATAGTATTTTTTGCTTATTTTCTGTGTAACTTTATCAATAATTTTCAGCTTTTGGTTGTCAGACAAATCAGTTGAACAGTTAATCAAATAATTGGACATATAAAATTCTTTTGTACCGTTTATTTCGTAAGCTTTTTCAATTAGCTTTATTTCACCAGTTTCCAGACTTATAAGAACAGCCTCATCAACTTTTTGTCCATCCGACGGTAAAAGTGTTTTATGTCTAATAATTGTATTTACCGCCCCTTCCTCCATCTGGCTTACGTAGTGAGTATATCCTGTTTTATAATTCAGTTTCAATAACCCCAGATATGGTTCATTGTCTGCAAGAAAATGACAGCATATAAGATCTCCTGGAGCTATATCAATATTTTTAAGCATAAAATCAAAGGTCATAGTTGCAATGGCACGGGTTACTTCCATAAAACAGCCCAAATCCTCTTTGAGTGCATAGCACATATCTCGTACCGTATTTACTTCACCCGTAAACTGAGCTTTTTTCAAGTTTGCATCATCAAAGGTTTTGGAAATATGCTTTTCTAAAAAGTCCGCCAATTCTCCGCTTAGTTCAAGTTCCTTATCAGAAAGTACAGGAAAGTTTACGCTGTTGTCTA contains:
- a CDS encoding nucleoid-associated protein; protein product: MKKEITLDIMEYSIHINRAVLHILDNSVNFPVLSDKELELSGELADFLEKHISKTFDDANLKKAQFTGEVNTVRDMCYALKEDLGCFMEVTRAIATMTFDFMLKNIDIAPGDLICCHFLADNEPYLGLLKLNYKTGYTHYVSQMEEGAVNTIIRHKTLLPSDGQKVDEAVLISLETGEIKLIEKAYEINGTKEFYMSNYLINCSTDLSDNQKLKIIDKVTQKISKKYYDEDFDKVAKLKKVVSEGLEEKNEIRVDEIAQEVFETNLAVREEYIQEIQKAGLTDEAITVPDKLAEKKFKTHKIKTDTGIEINFPLSYYDNRDMIEFANNPDGSISIIIKNVGKIINKR